A genomic region of Xanthomonas fragariae contains the following coding sequences:
- a CDS encoding ferritin-like domain-containing protein — protein MSDQPASKTPAGITDTATLRARARQSIEDGAITESYHADREAVITLLNTALATEYVCTLRYYSHYFMAKGMLADAVKGEFLEHAQQEQAHAYKLAERIVQLGGEPDLNPDTLTKRSHAEYKEGTDLRDMVRENLIAERIAIDSYREMIDFIGDKYTTTKRILESILAQEEEHADEFADMLEGWIGE, from the coding sequence ATGTCTGATCAGCCAGCCAGCAAAACCCCTGCCGGTATCACCGATACCGCCACCCTGCGCGCCCGCGCACGCCAGAGCATCGAAGACGGCGCCATCACCGAGAGCTACCACGCCGATCGCGAGGCGGTGATCACCCTGCTCAACACTGCACTGGCCACCGAATACGTGTGCACGCTACGCTATTACAGCCACTATTTCATGGCCAAGGGCATGCTTGCCGACGCGGTCAAGGGCGAGTTTCTGGAGCATGCGCAGCAGGAACAGGCACACGCATACAAGCTGGCCGAACGCATCGTGCAATTGGGCGGCGAGCCAGACCTCAATCCGGACACCCTGACCAAGCGCTCGCACGCCGAATACAAGGAAGGCACCGATCTGCGCGACATGGTGCGCGAGAACCTGATCGCCGAACGCATCGCCATCGACAGCTACCGCGAGATGATCGATTTCATCGGCGACAAGTACACCACCACCAAGCGCATTCTGGAGAGCATCCTGGCCCAGGAAGAAGAGCATGCCGACGAATTCGCCGACATGCTGGAAGGCTGGATTGGCGAGTAA
- a CDS encoding peroxiredoxin, with the protein MTIHVGDRIPEVVLKRMREGIEAVDTHTLFAGRKVLLFAVPGAFTPTCSAKHLPGYVEHFEDFRKRGIDVLCTAVNDPFVMQAWGRSQLVPDGLHLLPDGNAELARALGLDSDASSSGMGLRSRRYALYADDAVVKALFVEEPGEFKVSAADYVLEHLPD; encoded by the coding sequence ATGACTATCCACGTTGGTGACCGCATTCCCGAAGTCGTGCTCAAGCGCATGCGCGAAGGCATCGAGGCGGTCGATACCCATACCTTGTTCGCAGGCCGCAAGGTGCTGCTGTTCGCGGTGCCGGGCGCCTTCACCCCGACCTGCTCGGCCAAGCACCTGCCGGGCTATGTGGAGCACTTCGAAGACTTTCGCAAACGTGGCATCGACGTGTTGTGTACCGCCGTCAACGACCCGTTTGTGATGCAGGCATGGGGTCGCAGCCAGCTCGTGCCCGATGGCCTGCACCTGCTGCCCGACGGCAATGCCGAACTGGCCCGTGCGCTGGGCCTGGATAGCGACGCAAGCAGCTCGGGCATGGGCCTGCGCTCGCGCCGCTATGCACTGTATGCCGACGACGCCGTGGTCAAGGCCTTATTTGTCGAAGAGCCCGGCGAATTCAAGGTGTCTGCCGCCGATTACGTGCTGGAGCACCTGCCCGATTGA